A window of the Streptomyces griseochromogenes genome harbors these coding sequences:
- a CDS encoding VOC family protein, with the protein MATRLVQINMKAQDDSVLGRFWAEALGWGVDSEGPGVTNLEPVGFAYPDPAAVCIDIVARPEPKTVKNRVHLDLATTSTAHQAELVARLTDLGATLADVGQGNVPWTVMADPEGNEFCVLEPRPIYRDTGPIAAVVVDCTDPREMARFWGEAMDWTLHEVTDDHATMRSAKGVGPYLEFLRSPDTKSVWNRVHLDVCPYLGDDLAAEAARLRALGAADPGIDQSAISWTVLADPEGNEFCLLTPR; encoded by the coding sequence ATGGCAACACGACTTGTGCAGATCAATATGAAGGCTCAGGACGACTCCGTGCTCGGCCGGTTCTGGGCGGAGGCACTCGGCTGGGGTGTCGACAGCGAGGGACCCGGTGTGACCAACCTCGAACCCGTGGGATTCGCCTACCCCGACCCCGCGGCCGTCTGCATCGACATCGTCGCCCGCCCGGAACCCAAAACGGTCAAGAACCGGGTGCACCTTGATCTGGCCACCACCTCGACCGCCCATCAGGCGGAGTTGGTCGCACGCCTGACGGATCTCGGCGCGACGCTCGCCGACGTGGGTCAGGGCAACGTCCCCTGGACGGTCATGGCGGACCCGGAGGGCAACGAGTTCTGCGTCCTGGAGCCCCGCCCGATCTACCGGGACACCGGGCCGATCGCCGCGGTGGTGGTCGACTGCACCGACCCACGAGAGATGGCCCGGTTCTGGGGCGAGGCGATGGACTGGACGCTGCACGAGGTCACCGACGACCACGCGACCATGCGCTCCGCCAAAGGCGTCGGCCCCTACCTGGAGTTCCTCCGCAGCCCCGACACCAAGAGCGTGTGGAACCGCGTCCACCTCGACGTCTGCCCCTACCTCGGTGACGACCTGGCAGCAGAGGCAGCCCGACTGCGCGCCCTGGGAGCCGCCGACCCGGGTATCGACCAGTCCGCCATCTCCTGGACGGTTCTGGCCGATCCGGAGGGCAACGAGTTCTGCCTCCTCACCCCTCGCTGA
- a CDS encoding VOC family protein: protein MTYVESKIVRIRPQQFHETIGVEDWRVVGEGACAYFRTGSFAVGAQFVQAISEMPEVGDDQPDVDVRQECVIVRLITVTGDYYGLTERHVELARQISAVARTLDIPADPSAVQTVQVTIDALAGPDVVAFWRALLGYQDRADSGEDLIDPRRRGAPFYFQQMDAPRPQRNRVHVDVWVPYDQADARIAAALAAGGRLVNDADAPSNWVLADPEGNEACVGVAGPPGPATDRP, encoded by the coding sequence ATGACCTACGTAGAGAGCAAGATCGTGCGCATCAGGCCGCAGCAGTTCCACGAGACCATCGGCGTGGAGGACTGGCGTGTCGTGGGCGAGGGGGCGTGTGCGTACTTCCGCACCGGTTCGTTCGCGGTCGGCGCCCAGTTCGTGCAGGCGATAAGTGAGATGCCGGAGGTTGGGGACGATCAACCGGACGTCGACGTGCGGCAGGAGTGCGTGATCGTCCGACTGATCACGGTCACGGGCGACTACTACGGGCTGACCGAGCGGCATGTCGAGCTGGCTCGGCAGATCTCGGCGGTGGCCCGCACGTTGGACATACCGGCTGATCCGTCGGCCGTGCAGACGGTCCAGGTCACCATCGATGCCCTCGCCGGTCCCGACGTGGTGGCGTTCTGGCGTGCCCTGCTCGGCTACCAGGACCGTGCGGACAGCGGTGAGGACCTGATCGACCCGCGCCGCCGCGGGGCACCGTTCTACTTCCAGCAGATGGATGCACCACGCCCGCAACGCAACCGGGTCCACGTCGATGTGTGGGTGCCCTACGACCAGGCCGACGCGCGGATAGCCGCCGCGCTCGCGGCCGGTGGCCGCCTGGTGAACGATGCCGACGCGCCATCGAACTGGGTACTGGCCGACCCTGAGGGCAACGAGGCGTGCGTCGGCGTGGCCGGTCCGCCCGGACCCGCCACCGACCGCCCGTGA
- a CDS encoding Tn3 family transposase translates to MLLYGQIGRDPALMFDLAEKLEFTVTSEDGRVLDALAHAQRNEAARGEYISALGEDGERVDISFATQNWQKAVVDRSRPGQFVRRHFEAMVFTYLAEELRTGDVAVVGSEEFADWSDQLLPWEVVEEKLPAYLVEVGLAEDEDQAAAFDAASFRRQLEDRLRVAAAAADAGYPDNESLVIDPDTGIPSLKPHRSEGQRPSAKRLEQEIKARMPERTLIGICARTAYWVEWWRRFGPPSGNDPKLQDPFGRYVICTFVKGTNMGPYEAARHIPGVSGHELVYVANRHFSLVLLNEAIADLVNAHARLDISQAWGDGTAVAADGTHMDTYLDNLLAETSVRYGKPGGIAYHHISDTYIALFTHFIPCGVREAVYIIEGLLKNASEVRPTTVHADTQGQSLPVFTLAHLLGFDLMPRIRNWKGLAFYRPRRVVPNAVGPSGGPGRVSKIVL, encoded by the coding sequence GTGCTGCTGTACGGGCAGATCGGCCGGGACCCGGCGCTGATGTTCGACCTGGCGGAGAAGCTGGAGTTCACCGTCACCTCGGAGGACGGGCGGGTGCTGGACGCGCTCGCGCACGCGCAGCGCAACGAGGCCGCCCGCGGCGAGTACATCAGCGCGCTGGGCGAAGACGGGGAGCGGGTCGACATCTCGTTCGCCACGCAGAACTGGCAGAAGGCCGTGGTCGACAGGAGTAGGCCGGGGCAGTTCGTCCGCCGGCACTTCGAGGCGATGGTCTTCACCTACCTCGCCGAGGAACTGCGCACGGGCGATGTTGCGGTGGTCGGCTCGGAGGAGTTCGCCGACTGGAGCGACCAGCTGCTGCCGTGGGAGGTGGTGGAGGAGAAGCTGCCCGCCTACCTGGTGGAGGTCGGCCTGGCCGAGGACGAGGACCAGGCCGCCGCCTTCGACGCCGCCTCCTTCCGCCGACAGCTGGAGGACCGGCTGCGGGTCGCCGCCGCGGCCGCGGACGCCGGATACCCGGACAACGAGAGCCTGGTGATCGACCCGGACACCGGCATCCCGTCGCTCAAACCGCACCGGTCGGAGGGACAGCGGCCCTCAGCGAAGCGGCTGGAGCAGGAGATCAAGGCACGGATGCCGGAGCGCACGCTGATCGGGATCTGCGCGCGGACCGCGTACTGGGTGGAGTGGTGGCGCCGCTTCGGCCCGCCCTCGGGCAACGACCCCAAACTCCAGGACCCCTTCGGCCGGTACGTGATCTGCACCTTCGTGAAGGGCACCAACATGGGCCCGTACGAAGCCGCCCGCCACATCCCCGGCGTGAGCGGGCACGAGCTGGTCTACGTGGCGAACCGGCACTTCTCCCTCGTGCTGCTGAACGAGGCCATCGCCGATCTGGTCAACGCGCACGCCCGCCTGGACATCTCGCAGGCGTGGGGCGACGGCACCGCCGTGGCCGCCGACGGCACCCACATGGACACCTACCTCGACAACCTGCTCGCTGAGACGTCCGTCCGGTACGGGAAGCCGGGCGGCATTGCATACCACCACATCTCAGACACCTATATTGCGCTTTTTACCCATTTCATCCCGTGTGGGGTGCGGGAGGCCGTCTACATCATCGAGGGCCTGCTCAAGAATGCCTCCGAGGTCAGGCCCACCACCGTGCATGCGGATACGCAGGGCCAGTCGCTGCCTGTCTTTACCCTTGCGCACCTGCTGGGCTTCGACTTGATGCCCAGGATCCGGAATTGGAAGGGCCTGGCCTTCTACCGGCCTAGACGAGTAGTTCCGAATGCTGTCGGTCCGTCCGGAGGTCCAGGGAGGGTGTCCAAGATCGTTTTGTGA
- a CDS encoding formylglycine-generating enzyme family protein — protein sequence MDVITGKEMVAIPPGQVTLSDRRTQRSWSVELAPCQLAAFPVTQALYAQITDQWPSTAHGDQLPVECVSWWDAARFCNALSQRDGFILAYHFHADGEGIEWDASADGYRLPTEAEWEHACRAGTAGPRYGELGEIAWYRGNSHERIHDVGGKRPNPWGIYDMLGNVWDWCWDVYDAEVYGTYRVLRGGGWFDEHWSCRASARRRSHPTFQVDDVGFRIARSLM from the coding sequence ATGGACGTGATTACGGGGAAAGAGATGGTCGCCATCCCGCCGGGGCAAGTGACGCTGTCGGACCGGCGAACGCAGCGCAGTTGGTCGGTCGAGCTTGCGCCCTGCCAACTGGCGGCATTCCCGGTCACCCAGGCGTTGTACGCACAGATCACAGACCAGTGGCCGAGTACCGCCCATGGCGACCAGTTGCCCGTCGAATGCGTCTCCTGGTGGGACGCAGCGCGGTTCTGCAACGCCCTGTCCCAGCGCGACGGGTTCATACTCGCGTACCACTTCCACGCCGACGGCGAAGGCATCGAGTGGGACGCATCCGCCGACGGGTACCGACTGCCGACCGAAGCCGAGTGGGAGCACGCCTGCCGTGCCGGCACGGCAGGGCCGCGCTACGGGGAACTCGGCGAGATCGCCTGGTACCGCGGCAACTCGCACGAACGCATCCACGACGTGGGCGGCAAACGCCCCAACCCGTGGGGGATTTACGACATGCTCGGCAACGTCTGGGACTGGTGCTGGGACGTCTACGACGCCGAGGTCTACGGGACCTACCGGGTGCTCCGTGGCGGTGGCTGGTTCGATGAGCACTGGAGTTGCCGGGCCTCCGCGCGACGCCGCAGCCACCCGACCTTCCAGGTCGACGACGTCGGATTCCGCATCGCACGTTCCCTCATGTGA